Proteins from a genomic interval of Croceicoccus naphthovorans:
- the lipB gene encoding lipoyl(octanoyl) transferase LipB, translating to MTSGTAFATDSETLEWRRETARVPYRDALAEMQERNAAIHAGTAKELVWLLEHDPVYTAGTSAKAADLLDPRFDVVSAGRGGEYTYHGPGQRVGYVLLDLSKRARDVRGYVHALEGWVIDALADFGVEGWRAEGRIGIWTRDIDGREAKIGAIGVRVRRWVTMHGFSVNLSPDLSHFTGIVPCGISEYGVTSMERLGHHVAMDDWDAALARHADAFFERLTKPCPKD from the coding sequence ATGACGTCAGGCACAGCCTTTGCTACCGATAGCGAGACGCTGGAATGGCGGCGCGAAACCGCGCGCGTGCCCTATCGCGATGCGCTGGCCGAAATGCAGGAGCGCAATGCCGCAATTCACGCTGGCACGGCGAAGGAGCTGGTCTGGCTGCTGGAGCACGATCCCGTCTATACCGCCGGCACCAGTGCCAAGGCGGCGGACCTGCTGGACCCGCGTTTCGACGTGGTGAGTGCGGGGCGCGGCGGTGAATATACCTATCATGGGCCGGGCCAGCGGGTCGGTTATGTCCTGCTCGACCTGTCAAAGCGGGCGCGCGACGTGCGCGGCTATGTACATGCACTGGAAGGTTGGGTCATCGATGCGCTGGCCGACTTTGGTGTAGAGGGCTGGCGCGCGGAGGGTCGGATCGGCATCTGGACCCGCGACATCGATGGGCGAGAGGCAAAGATCGGCGCGATCGGTGTGCGCGTCCGGCGCTGGGTCACGATGCACGGGTTTTCGGTGAACCTGTCGCCCGACCTTTCGCACTTTACCGGCATCGTGCCCTGCGGCATTTCCGAATATGGCGTGACCAGCATGGAACGGCTGGGCCACCACGTTGCGATGGACGATTGGGATGCGGCGCTGGCCCGCCATGCCGATGCCTTTTTCGAACGCCTGACCAAGCCTTGCCCGAAGGACTAA
- a CDS encoding DMT family transporter yields MTDAKPAAGLWRLLLLLVGNVALALGPWLVRLADTGPVAAGWWRLTLALPVILIFAFREKRGASFGMSGLGAAGVWMAIGAGVFFALDLASWHLGIERTRLGNASLFGNAGSVIIVVFALVSAGRRPRIAELLAVGCALGGAGLLMGGSLEIGTRYLVGDLFCLLAGLFYAFYILMLRHIRGRLGSWSLLGLSSLAGAPVMIAIALLMGETIWPGDWTPVLALALSSQVLGQGALVYSLGWFRPLVIGLALLTQPAISSLAGWLAFDETLSTLDFVGMVLMATALVMARVAEPRAVKGPKPEPV; encoded by the coding sequence ATGACGGATGCGAAACCTGCGGCGGGCCTGTGGCGGCTCTTGCTGCTGCTCGTTGGCAATGTGGCGCTGGCACTGGGGCCGTGGCTGGTGCGGCTCGCCGATACCGGGCCGGTCGCAGCGGGCTGGTGGCGGCTGACGCTGGCGCTGCCGGTGATCCTGATCTTCGCCTTTCGCGAAAAGCGGGGCGCTTCGTTCGGAATGTCGGGGCTGGGTGCCGCAGGCGTCTGGATGGCCATCGGTGCGGGGGTGTTTTTCGCGCTCGATCTGGCCAGCTGGCATCTCGGGATCGAACGAACCCGGCTGGGCAATGCTTCTCTGTTCGGCAATGCGGGCAGCGTGATCATTGTGGTGTTCGCTCTGGTGTCGGCGGGGCGCAGGCCGCGGATCGCCGAATTGCTGGCCGTCGGGTGCGCACTGGGCGGTGCGGGACTGTTGATGGGCGGATCGCTGGAAATCGGCACCCGCTATCTGGTTGGCGACCTGTTCTGCCTGCTCGCCGGGCTGTTTTATGCCTTCTACATCCTGATGCTGCGGCATATTCGCGGGCGGCTTGGATCGTGGAGCCTGCTGGGCCTGTCCTCGCTGGCCGGGGCGCCGGTAATGATCGCAATTGCGCTTTTGATGGGCGAGACGATCTGGCCGGGCGACTGGACGCCGGTGCTTGCGCTTGCGCTCAGCAGTCAGGTTCTGGGGCAGGGGGCGTTGGTCTATTCGCTCGGCTGGTTCCGTCCGCTGGTCATCGGGCTGGCGCTGCTGACCCAGCCCGCGATATCCTCTCTGGCCGGATGGCTGGCCTTTGACGAAACGCTGTCGACGCTCGATTTCGTGGGCATGGTTCTGATGGCGACGGCGCTGGTAATGGCGCGCGTTGCGGAACCGCGGGCGGTGAAGGGGCCTAAGCCAGAGCCTGTTTGA
- a CDS encoding DUF2254 family protein, producing the protein MQIGGKSGGHVIATVFSITIAAVAYASGTYGPRLLTNFMEDRGNQLSLASFIGTFVYAIMILRAVRAENEVPTTIQDAMASDIPGFTPQLSLLLATGMMLVSVAVLVYFLNHIPNSIRINVVLERIGERLIRKIRNRFPENGDGEADDLPEGGTPVAARRSGYVEVIDHSGLDDIAKDHNLRIVLERQAGDFVHPTVSLARYVGTDGEEDIAERIEQCFVLSGLRTPQQDLRFLIDELVEIALRALSPGINDPFTAITALHWLGAATAELGRRELTRAPDDFDKDDKRRVYPMHLDFADYVSVGFGSARSAVAASPKATLEAFDTLLDCARSIRQDRVVVIRHEIDRLMDQAAGELSGPDLALVHDRHREIKQALA; encoded by the coding sequence ATCCAAATTGGAGGAAAATCAGGGGGTCACGTCATCGCCACCGTCTTTTCGATCACCATCGCCGCCGTCGCCTATGCCAGCGGCACTTATGGCCCGCGCCTCCTGACCAATTTCATGGAGGATCGCGGCAACCAGCTTTCGCTCGCCAGTTTCATCGGCACATTTGTCTACGCGATCATGATCCTGCGCGCCGTGCGGGCCGAGAACGAGGTGCCGACGACCATCCAGGATGCGATGGCCAGCGACATTCCCGGGTTTACGCCGCAATTGTCGCTGCTGTTAGCGACGGGCATGATGCTCGTATCTGTCGCCGTGCTCGTTTACTTTCTGAACCACATTCCCAACTCCATCCGCATCAACGTGGTGCTGGAACGGATCGGCGAACGCCTGATCCGCAAAATTCGCAACCGCTTTCCAGAGAATGGCGACGGAGAAGCCGACGACCTGCCTGAGGGCGGCACCCCGGTCGCGGCAAGGCGCAGCGGCTATGTCGAGGTGATCGACCATTCCGGTCTGGACGACATTGCGAAGGACCATAACCTGCGCATCGTACTGGAACGACAGGCAGGCGATTTCGTGCACCCGACGGTCAGCCTTGCCCGCTATGTCGGAACGGACGGCGAGGAGGACATTGCCGAACGGATCGAGCAATGCTTCGTCCTGTCCGGCCTGCGCACGCCGCAACAGGACTTGCGCTTCCTTATCGACGAATTGGTGGAGATTGCCCTGCGCGCGCTTTCCCCCGGCATCAACGATCCCTTCACCGCGATCACCGCGCTGCACTGGCTGGGCGCGGCGACGGCGGAACTGGGCCGCCGCGAACTGACCCGCGCGCCCGACGATTTCGACAAGGACGACAAGCGACGGGTCTATCCGATGCACCTCGATTTCGCGGACTATGTCTCGGTCGGCTTCGGATCGGCCCGATCAGCGGTGGCGGCCAGCCCAAAGGCGACGCTGGAGGCGTTCGACACCCTGCTCGATTGTGCGCGTTCCATCCGTCAGGACCGCGTCGTCGTGATCCGCCACGAAATTGACCGATTGATGGATCAGGCCGCCGGAGAGCTATCGGGCCCGGACCTTGCGCTGGTCCACGACCGGCACCGCGAAATCAAACAGGCTCTGGCTTAG
- a CDS encoding IS3 family transposase (programmed frameshift) encodes MKRTRFSEEQIIGVLKEAEAGAKTADLARRHGVSEATIYNWKSKYGGLEVSDARRLKELESENAKLKRLLADAMLDQAALKDLLGKKVLTPAAKREAVAHLQACHGMSERRACRVIDADRKSVRYRSTRDDDAGLREKLRELANQRRRFGYRRLHILLRREGIMINRKKTQRLYKEEGLAVRRRRSRRRAVGTRSPAPVLALPNQRWSLDFVHDQMASGRRFRVLNVVDDVTRECLAAVPDTSISGRRVVRELTELIAQRGKPGMIVSDNGTELTSNAVLAWCGEIGVEWHYIAPGRPMQNGYVESFNGRMRDELLNETLFLSMAHARVEIAAWVDDYNRERPHSSLGYATPAAFAAELNKQWPASLRPTGSATQAIASTALMRKTTARL; translated from the exons ATGAAGAGAACGAGGTTTTCCGAAGAGCAGATCATCGGTGTGCTGAAGGAGGCTGAGGCGGGTGCGAAGACCGCTGACCTGGCCCGGCGACACGGAGTGTCGGAAGCGACGATCTACAACTGGAAGTCGAAGTATGGCGGGCTGGAGGTGTCCGATGCCCGCCGACTGAAGGAGCTCGAGAGCGAGAACGCGAAGCTGAAGCGGTTGCTCGCCGATGCCATGTTGGACCAGGCCGCGTTGAAGGATCTTCTGG GCAAAAAAGTTCTGACGCCCGCCGCCAAGCGGGAAGCTGTCGCTCATCTCCAGGCCTGCCACGGGATGAGCGAACGGCGGGCGTGCCGTGTCATCGATGCCGATCGCAAGAGCGTGCGTTACCGTTCCACCCGGGACGATGATGCGGGTCTGCGTGAGAAGCTGCGCGAGCTGGCCAACCAGCGCCGCCGGTTCGGCTATCGCCGTCTGCATATCCTGCTGCGCCGTGAGGGGATCATGATCAACCGGAAGAAGACCCAGCGGCTCTACAAGGAGGAGGGTCTGGCGGTGAGGCGGCGACGCAGCCGCAGGCGTGCTGTCGGGACCAGATCTCCTGCTCCGGTTCTGGCCCTGCCGAACCAGCGCTGGAGCCTCGACTTCGTGCACGACCAGATGGCGTCGGGCAGGAGGTTCCGTGTGCTCAACGTGGTCGATGACGTGACCCGGGAGTGCCTGGCAGCGGTGCCGGACACGTCGATCTCTGGTCGCCGTGTCGTTCGCGAGCTGACCGAGCTGATCGCCCAGCGTGGCAAGCCCGGCATGATCGTCAGCGACAACGGAACCGAGCTCACCAGCAACGCCGTGCTGGCATGGTGCGGCGAGATCGGCGTCGAGTGGCATTATATCGCGCCCGGAAGGCCGATGCAGAACGGCTATGTCGAGAGCTTCAACGGTCGCATGCGGGACGAACTGCTCAACGAGACGCTGTTCTTGAGCATGGCCCATGCCCGTGTCGAGATCGCTGCCTGGGTGGATGATTACAACCGGGAGCGACCGCACTCATCGCTTGGCTACGCAACACCGGCGGCGTTCGCCGCCGAACTGAATAAGCAATGGCCTGCTTCGCTACGCCCTACGGGCTCCGCTACGCAGGCCATTGCTTCAACCGCGCTTATGCGCAAAACAACCGCCCGGCTCTAA
- a CDS encoding DUF2254 family protein: MTARLFSLWNRINASYWFWPAVFCIGAFLLALGSIHLDRSGAAEMIASNSALVPARPDGASTMLQVIAGSMIGVAADVTPSFPPAGIRAGRLFCA, encoded by the coding sequence GTGACCGCGCGCCTTTTCAGTCTCTGGAACCGCATAAACGCCAGCTATTGGTTCTGGCCCGCCGTGTTCTGCATCGGCGCGTTCCTGTTGGCGCTCGGCTCGATCCATCTCGACCGCAGCGGTGCGGCGGAGATGATCGCGTCTAATTCCGCCCTCGTCCCCGCGCGGCCCGATGGGGCCAGCACGATGTTGCAGGTGATCGCCGGGTCGATGATCGGGGTTGCCGCTGACGTGACCCCCAGCTTTCCCCCAGCTGGGATTAGAGCCGGGCGGTTGTTTTGCGCATAA
- the nadA gene encoding quinolinate synthase NadA, with amino-acid sequence MTAQNTQSLAGLDLRAEIERLRKERNAVILAHYYQKPELQDLADFVGDSLELSKKAAATDADVIAFCGVKFMADTAKILSPEKIVVLPDLDAGCSLEDSCPPEKFKAFREAHPDHIALTYINCSTEVKALSDVIVTSSSAETILQQIPEDQPIIFGPDRHLGGYLNRKFNRDMLLWPGVCIVHEAFSETELLKLKEQHPEAPIAAHPECPPHIVDHADYVGSTSGILQFAKTMPGDKLIVATEPHIIHQMEKALPEKTFIGAPGADGNCNCNICPYMALNTMEKLYIALRDLEPRIEIEEGLRLKAKQSLDKMIEMASGTIGKGDLGRA; translated from the coding sequence GTGACCGCCCAGAACACCCAAAGCCTCGCCGGACTCGACCTGCGTGCAGAGATCGAACGCCTGCGCAAGGAACGTAACGCGGTGATCCTTGCGCATTATTACCAAAAGCCGGAGCTGCAGGACCTTGCCGACTTCGTGGGCGACAGCCTTGAACTGAGCAAGAAGGCGGCGGCCACCGATGCCGACGTCATCGCGTTCTGCGGCGTAAAGTTCATGGCGGACACGGCGAAAATCCTGTCGCCGGAAAAGATCGTGGTCCTGCCCGATCTGGATGCCGGGTGCAGCCTTGAAGACAGCTGCCCGCCCGAAAAATTCAAGGCTTTCCGCGAGGCGCACCCCGATCACATCGCGCTGACCTACATCAACTGCTCGACAGAGGTGAAAGCGCTGTCCGACGTGATCGTCACCAGTTCCAGCGCGGAAACCATCCTTCAGCAAATCCCCGAAGACCAGCCGATCATCTTCGGCCCCGACCGGCATCTTGGCGGATACCTGAACCGCAAGTTCAACCGCGACATGCTGCTGTGGCCCGGCGTGTGCATCGTGCACGAGGCGTTCAGCGAGACCGAGCTACTGAAGCTGAAGGAACAGCATCCCGAAGCGCCGATCGCCGCGCACCCGGAATGCCCGCCGCACATCGTCGATCATGCCGACTACGTCGGCTCGACCAGCGGCATCCTGCAATTCGCCAAAACGATGCCGGGCGACAAACTGATCGTCGCGACCGAACCGCACATTATCCACCAGATGGAAAAGGCACTGCCCGAAAAGACCTTCATCGGCGCGCCGGGTGCGGACGGCAACTGTAACTGCAACATCTGCCCCTACATGGCGCTCAACACGATGGAAAAGCTCTACATCGCGCTGCGCGATCTGGAGCCACGGATCGAGATCGAGGAAGGCCTGCGGTTGAAAGCGAAGCAGAGCCTCGACAAGATGATCGAGATGGCGAGTGGTACGATCGGCAAAGGCGATCTGGGGCGGGCGTAA
- a CDS encoding MBL fold metallo-hydrolase: MSDKTETAPTGISERLEPLVRRVLAPNPSPFTFTGTQTYLVGTDTDVAVIDPGPDEAEHLHSLNAAIGQARVVAIMCTHTHRDHSPAAAPLSAMTGAPIIGCAPLVIQTDAPRADAPFDQSYSPDRVLTEGETVGGEGWTLRALETPGHTSNHLCFALEESGALFTGDHVMGWSTSVVAPPDGDMAGYMASMERLYERDDRIYYPAHGPAVTKPRQLVRGMIGHRRQRERQILTRLADGPAAIPKLVETMYVGLDQRLVPAAGQSVLAHLIDLERKGKVGREGDCWQLAA; encoded by the coding sequence ATGAGCGACAAGACCGAAACCGCGCCGACCGGCATCTCCGAACGGCTGGAACCGCTGGTGCGCCGCGTGCTTGCGCCCAATCCCTCGCCCTTTACCTTTACCGGCACGCAGACCTATCTGGTCGGCACAGATACCGATGTCGCGGTCATCGATCCCGGCCCCGACGAGGCGGAGCACCTGCATTCGCTGAATGCCGCGATCGGCCAAGCCCGCGTGGTCGCGATTATGTGCACGCACACCCACCGCGACCATTCGCCCGCCGCCGCGCCGCTAAGCGCCATGACCGGCGCGCCTATCATTGGCTGCGCCCCGCTGGTCATCCAGACCGACGCCCCGCGCGCCGATGCACCCTTCGACCAGAGCTATAGCCCCGACCGCGTGCTGACCGAGGGCGAGACCGTCGGCGGCGAAGGCTGGACCCTGCGCGCGCTGGAAACGCCGGGTCATACGTCGAACCATCTCTGCTTTGCGCTGGAGGAAAGCGGCGCGCTTTTCACGGGCGACCACGTGATGGGCTGGTCTACTTCGGTCGTCGCGCCGCCCGATGGCGACATGGCGGGCTATATGGCGTCGATGGAGCGGCTCTACGAACGCGACGACCGCATCTATTATCCCGCGCACGGCCCCGCCGTGACCAAGCCCAGGCAACTGGTGCGCGGCATGATCGGCCACCGCCGTCAGCGTGAACGGCAAATCCTGACCCGGCTGGCCGACGGGCCCGCCGCAATCCCGAAGCTGGTCGAAACGATGTATGTCGGACTCGATCAAAGACTGGTCCCCGCCGCCGGCCAATCGGTGCTGGCCCACCTGATCGACCTTGAACGCAAGGGTAAGGTCGGGCGCGAAGGCGATTGCTGGCAGCTCGCCGCTTGA
- a CDS encoding HesA/MoeB/ThiF family protein encodes MLSPERLNRFARHIVLPEVGGAGQARLAASRVLLIGAGGVGSPALQYLAAAGIGAITVVDCDAVDASNLQRQTIFAEADIGARKAEAAARWIAAFDSQVAVAAHDMRIDTDNAAALIAGHDVVVDGSDNFATRLAVSDACVASAVPLTSIAVGRFQGQVANFAGHLPGQPCYRCWVGDAFDADDCDTCAADGVLGAFVGMAASLGAMQAIRVLLIGASDLGDPQWGQLHLIDGLKPGLRTVRVPADPGCRGCGAA; translated from the coding sequence ATGTTGTCGCCCGAACGCCTGAACCGCTTTGCCCGCCACATCGTCCTGCCCGAAGTCGGCGGGGCGGGACAGGCGCGGCTGGCCGCATCGCGCGTATTGCTGATCGGCGCGGGCGGCGTGGGCAGCCCGGCACTCCAGTATCTTGCCGCCGCCGGGATCGGGGCGATCACGGTGGTCGATTGCGACGCCGTCGATGCCAGCAACCTGCAACGCCAGACGATCTTTGCAGAAGCCGATATCGGCGCGCGCAAGGCCGAGGCCGCCGCGCGCTGGATCGCAGCCTTCGATTCGCAAGTCGCCGTCGCCGCGCACGACATGCGGATCGATACCGACAATGCCGCCGCGCTGATCGCGGGCCATGACGTTGTCGTCGACGGCAGCGACAATTTCGCCACTCGGCTGGCGGTGTCCGACGCCTGCGTCGCAAGCGCCGTACCGCTGACCAGCATCGCGGTTGGACGCTTTCAGGGACAGGTCGCGAACTTCGCTGGGCACTTACCGGGCCAGCCGTGTTATCGCTGCTGGGTCGGCGATGCTTTCGATGCCGATGACTGCGACACCTGTGCCGCCGACGGGGTGCTGGGCGCGTTCGTGGGCATGGCGGCTTCACTGGGCGCGATGCAGGCGATCCGCGTGCTGCTCATCGGCGCCAGCGACCTTGGCGATCCGCAATGGGGGCAATTGCACCTGATCGACGGGTTGAAGCCGGGGCTGCGCACGGTGCGCGTGCCCGCCGATCCGGGCTGCCGCGGCTGCGGCGCGGCCTAG
- a CDS encoding Panacea domain-containing protein, translated as MEYIQPDSIADYLIAECRERGENLTNLKLQKLLYYADAWSLALSDEPLFAEDFKAWVHGPVLLSQYHRFKDNKWRPIVVDIDRPKIDENLAVFLDEIVDVFGCESAVALELMTHRELPWLEARGDLAPSEPSTASISKETTRLFYRSMNDG; from the coding sequence ATGGAATATATCCAACCCGATAGCATTGCGGATTATCTGATCGCAGAGTGCCGCGAGCGTGGGGAAAACCTGACAAACCTGAAGCTTCAGAAGCTTCTATATTACGCCGACGCTTGGAGCCTCGCTCTCAGCGATGAGCCTCTTTTTGCCGAGGACTTCAAGGCTTGGGTTCACGGGCCGGTACTGCTTTCGCAGTATCATCGCTTTAAAGACAATAAGTGGAGACCGATAGTCGTTGACATCGATCGCCCGAAAATCGACGAAAATCTTGCCGTATTTCTGGACGAAATTGTCGATGTTTTTGGTTGTGAATCGGCGGTTGCCCTTGAACTCATGACTCACCGAGAACTGCCTTGGCTGGAAGCGCGTGGCGACCTTGCCCCCTCAGAGCCGTCAACAGCTTCAATTTCAAAGGAAACGACTAGGCTCTTTTATCGCTCGATGAACGATGGTTAG
- a CDS encoding DDE-type integrase/transposase/recombinase: MNKLPIEKRRQILAMLVEGSSMRSISRVVDVSINTVSKMLVDAGNACIVLHGELVKDVTASRIQCDEIWSFCYAKQKNVAKAKDAPAEAGDVWTWTAIDADTKLIVSYLVGGRDADYAMEFMDDLRARLANRVQITTDGHRAYLEAVEGAFGGDVDYAQLVKVYGQAPEGQRRYSPLECVGAYKRIVEGNPDMAHASTSYVERQNLTMRMSMRRFTRLTNGFSKKYENHVHALALYFMHYNFCRIHKSLKVTPAMAAGVTDTLWTLDDVIAKIDEMNPAPAKRGPYKKGAK, from the coding sequence ATGAACAAGCTACCCATCGAGAAGCGCCGTCAAATACTAGCCATGCTGGTCGAGGGTTCGTCCATGCGGTCGATCAGCCGCGTGGTGGACGTGTCGATCAACACGGTTTCCAAGATGCTTGTTGACGCGGGCAATGCTTGCATCGTCCTTCATGGTGAACTGGTGAAGGACGTGACCGCCTCGCGCATCCAGTGCGATGAAATCTGGTCGTTCTGCTACGCCAAGCAAAAGAACGTCGCGAAGGCGAAGGATGCCCCGGCTGAAGCGGGCGACGTTTGGACGTGGACCGCCATCGATGCCGATACGAAGCTGATCGTGTCCTATCTCGTCGGTGGTCGCGATGCTGACTACGCAATGGAGTTCATGGACGACCTACGCGCCCGTCTCGCCAATCGCGTCCAGATTACCACCGATGGCCACCGCGCTTACCTTGAAGCTGTCGAGGGCGCGTTCGGCGGCGACGTGGACTACGCGCAGCTTGTAAAGGTCTATGGTCAGGCACCGGAAGGCCAGCGCCGCTACAGCCCGCTCGAATGCGTGGGGGCCTACAAGCGCATCGTGGAGGGCAATCCTGACATGGCCCACGCATCAACCAGTTACGTCGAGCGCCAGAATCTGACCATGCGCATGTCGATGCGCCGCTTCACCCGGCTCACCAATGGCTTCAGCAAGAAGTATGAGAACCACGTTCACGCGCTGGCGCTCTACTTCATGCACTATAACTTTTGCCGCATCCACAAGAGCCTGAAAGTGACCCCAGCAATGGCCGCTGGGGTCACCGACACGCTTTGGACACTGGACGATGTAATCGCGAAGATTGACGAGATGAATCCCGCTCCGGCAAAGCGCGGCCCCTACAAGAAGGGGGCCAAATAA
- a CDS encoding P63C domain-containing protein — MSDSSPQSLGGAARAKALSKEERSEIAKRAAMARWTADLPIADFEGTFRIGSVELAAAVLRDETRIITQATFLRALGRSRSPKAGTGVLSTVDELPFFLQAEVLKPFITNELIESTKPIFYRTRKGGKGVGYNAKSLKWVAETYLQFRDASLKENGKIPKRYEGMITAADTLIRALAEVGIVALVDEATGFQEVRQRHALQEILDAFLLKELAAWAKRFPDDFYKEIYRLRGWEWRGRRFNPPQAVAGYTNDFVYERLAPGIREELENRMPKGETGKKKGKLHQLLTEDIGHPALAQHLHAVITLMKASRNWGQFKLMLDTALPKRGSTLQLPFVEEE; from the coding sequence ATGTCAGATTCGTCCCCCCAATCGTTAGGCGGAGCCGCCCGCGCAAAGGCCCTCTCAAAAGAGGAGCGAAGCGAAATCGCGAAACGAGCGGCAATGGCGCGATGGACGGCTGATCTGCCAATTGCTGACTTCGAGGGCACGTTCCGAATTGGGTCGGTTGAACTTGCTGCGGCGGTTCTTCGTGATGAAACTCGCATCATCACCCAAGCGACCTTTCTCCGCGCCCTTGGTCGGTCGCGCTCGCCAAAGGCGGGAACGGGCGTTCTTTCCACGGTCGACGAACTGCCCTTCTTTCTGCAAGCTGAGGTCCTAAAACCATTTATTACCAATGAGTTGATTGAGTCGACGAAGCCTATCTTTTACCGGACTAGAAAGGGTGGGAAGGGCGTTGGGTATAACGCAAAGTCACTGAAGTGGGTCGCCGAGACCTATCTTCAGTTCAGGGATGCAAGCCTGAAGGAAAACGGGAAAATCCCGAAGCGCTACGAGGGGATGATTACCGCTGCGGACACTCTCATCCGCGCACTGGCCGAGGTCGGTATCGTGGCCTTGGTCGACGAGGCGACGGGATTTCAGGAAGTCCGCCAACGCCACGCATTGCAGGAAATCCTAGATGCGTTCCTACTAAAAGAACTGGCAGCTTGGGCAAAGCGCTTCCCGGATGATTTTTATAAAGAGATTTACCGTTTGCGCGGCTGGGAATGGCGCGGGCGCAGGTTCAATCCACCGCAGGCTGTCGCGGGATATACAAACGACTTTGTTTACGAGCGGCTTGCGCCAGGAATTAGGGAGGAGCTGGAGAACCGGATGCCAAAGGGAGAGACTGGGAAAAAGAAGGGGAAACTGCACCAGTTATTGACTGAGGACATTGGTCATCCGGCGTTGGCGCAGCACCTTCATGCTGTGATTACCTTAATGAAAGCGTCGAGGAATTGGGGGCAATTTAAGCTCATGCTCGATACGGCTTTACCGAAGCGCGGCAGCACACTTCAGCTGCCCTTCGTCGAAGAGGAATGA
- a CDS encoding RNA-binding protein, with protein MPKGPHGEKRPADAIGLAVKIGKIATGEIEDEREELSSAAAQLGSKGGKKRAENMTPERRKEIARKAAEKRWGHSSSTKGS; from the coding sequence GTGCCTAAAGGCCCACATGGAGAGAAGCGTCCAGCCGATGCCATCGGCCTTGCCGTGAAGATCGGTAAGATCGCCACTGGCGAGATAGAGGACGAGCGCGAAGAACTATCCAGCGCTGCCGCCCAGCTTGGGAGCAAGGGCGGCAAGAAGCGCGCGGAGAACATGACGCCGGAGAGGCGAAAAGAGATCGCCCGCAAGGCCGCGGAGAAGCGTTGGGGTCATTCCTCTTCGACGAAGGGCAGCTGA
- the rpsT gene encoding 30S ribosomal protein S20, which yields MANTPQARKRIRRNERRAEINGNRLGRIRTFVKKVESAIAEGDKDAAKTALSNAQPELARGVARGVLHKNTASRKLSRLTKRVAAL from the coding sequence ATGGCCAATACGCCGCAAGCCCGCAAGCGCATCCGCCGCAATGAGCGCCGGGCCGAAATCAACGGCAACCGCCTGGGTCGCATTCGCACTTTCGTGAAGAAGGTCGAAAGCGCCATCGCCGAAGGCGACAAGGATGCCGCCAAGACGGCGCTGAGCAATGCGCAGCCCGAACTGGCGCGCGGCGTTGCACGCGGCGTGCTCCACAAGAACACCGCTTCGCGTAAGCTGTCGCGGCTGACCAAGCGCGTCGCCGCACTCTGA